One part of the Lotus japonicus ecotype B-129 chromosome 2, LjGifu_v1.2 genome encodes these proteins:
- the LOC130735148 gene encoding uncharacterized protein LOC130735148, whose amino-acid sequence MSAPNGYYFRAARMSVGPRSSMRILDPSPPRRSREVESPSSPPPQQVNTIDLEVGDIDDDDINVIDSPPRDLSQVGTARRTRRRINNIVDLDQSTTSDNNHIRRSRRLLKKTPISSEGSNKSKVPELPRESIFKCPICMCPMVKEMSTMCGHIFCKKCITAAIDAQSKCPTCRKFVTMKELRRVFLPSAN is encoded by the exons ATGAGTGCTCCGAATGGCTATTATTTTAGGGCTGCTCGAATGAGTGTTGGACCCAGGAGTTCGATGCGGATTCTGGATCCTTCTCCACCGAGAAGGTCTCGTGAGGTAGAGAGTCCTTCTTCTCCACCACCACAACAAGTTAATACAATTGATTTGGAAGTTGGtgatattgatgatgatgatatcaaCGTCATTGACTCCCCACCCAGAGATCTTTCCCAG GTTGGAACTGCAAGGAGGACTCGTAGAAGGATTAACAATATTGTGGATTTGG ATCAATCCACGACATCTGATAATAATCACATTAGACGTAGTAGAAGACTTCTCAAAAAAACACCAATTAGTTCAGAAGGATCTAACAAGTCTAAG GTGCCTGAGCTTCCAAGGGAGTCAATCTTTAAATGCCCAATATGTATGTGTCCTATGGTGAAAGAAATGTCAACAATGTGTGGTCACATTTTTTGCAAGAAATGCATTACAGCTGCAATAGATGCACAAAGTAAATGCCCTACCTGTAGGAAATTTGTTACTATGAAAGAGCTTAGAAGGGTGTTTCTTCCATCAGCTAATTGA